From the genome of Pseudomonas bubulae:
TAGCGCAATAAAGACATAAGCAACCAATACTTTTAAGGCATATCCATAGAACCCTGTCCGGGTATTTGGTTAGCTGTTTTTGGTATTAAGCATTTGACCAATCTAGTATTAGGGTGGCTTCACCAGACCACTGGGCCTAACCGTATTTACTTCACTCATTTCAGCGCCAGCGCGCCTTTGAGCGCAGGCCCGGCAAGGTCAGACTGCATGCCTAATCCACAACTTGATATCTGGGGCAGCGCCCCAAGCGCCCGTTACGAACAACTGGCCGCTCCCTTTCGCCCGCTGTTTGCCCAAATCGGCGCACAAGCCGCCGAAGCTGATGGTTCGCGCAGCCACCTGGGCAAGGTGATCCAGCAACTGAACGCCCTGGGCTTGCCGCGCTGGCGTCTGCCGACCAGCTATGGCGGTCAGGACGCCACGCTGGTTGAGTTGCTCGCCCTGTTGACCGAATTGTCCGCAGCCGACTCCAACATCACCCAGGCCTTGCGCGGGCATTTTGGGTTCTGCGAAGAAGTGCTGGTGTCGAAAAATCTCGACTGGCAGGCCCGCTGGCTGGACACACTCAGCCAGGGCGTTTTACTGTCGCCGGGCAGTACCGAGGTGGGCACCCAGACCCGTGGCGAATTCGAAACCCGCATCCACCGGGCTGAAGACGGCTCGCTGCGTATCAGCGGGAAAAAGTTCTACACCACCGGCGCCCTTTACAGTGACCTGATCAACACCATCGGCACCGGTGACGATGGCACGTTGTACAGCGTAGTGGTCGATCTCAAGGCCCCCGGCGTACAAATCATTGATGACTGGAACGGCTTTGGTCAGCGCCTGACTGCCAGCGGCACCTGCATTTTCGACAACGTGCGAGTGAACGATGAACCCCGCGCCACCGACCAGCGTTTTGCCTATGGCCAATCGTTCTTCCAGATCTACCACCTGAGCACCCTGGC
Proteins encoded in this window:
- a CDS encoding acyl-CoA dehydrogenase family protein, with the protein product MPNPQLDIWGSAPSARYEQLAAPFRPLFAQIGAQAAEADGSRSHLGKVIQQLNALGLPRWRLPTSYGGQDATLVELLALLTELSAADSNITQALRGHFGFCEEVLVSKNLDWQARWLDTLSQGVLLSPGSTEVGTQTRGEFETRIHRAEDGSLRISGKKFYTTGALYSDLINTIGTGDDGTLYSVVVDLKAPGVQIIDDWNGFGQRLTASGTCIFDNVRVNDEPRATDQRFAYGQSFFQIYHLSTLAGIARRAALSGADELHSRSRTFSTGNADSAAQDVQLLQVIGEVASQAYAAQAIARYAAQRLESTAQYTIASEQPLTHEDPQVALAELEVCLAVNPVVDATLAATTALFDALGASATASNKALDRLWRNARTLANHNPRVYKSRIVGNYLVNGLVPPSQWRVGVAKG